GCCACAGAACGATCCCGGCTATGACTTTAAGCCCTTGCATTTTGGTTTTACAATTGGCATTAATACAATGGATTTTATTGTTAAAAATTCCGGTCAACCTGTTGATGCCTCCGGTAAAATATTATATGCCGATGTCAGTGATCTTCAACCCGGATTTCAGGTGGGTATTGTTTCGGATCTGAGATTGGGCGAGTATTTTAATTTGCGGTTTTTGCCAGGTATTTCCTTTGGGCAAAGGAATTTCAAGTTTTATTATTACGACAGCAATGCCCAAAATACAAAGACAGAATATGAACCTTCGACGCCACAGGTTGTTGAATCATCATATATAGAACTGCCATTGCTGGTCAAATACAAGGCTAAGCGCCTGAACAATTACAGGCCTTACCTGATTGCAGGGCCTGATTGCCGCATCGATATGTCCTCGCGCAGGGGATATGATGATGAAAAACATATTTACATGAGATTGAAACGATGGGATTTATATGGTGAAACAGGTTTTGGCATAGATTATTACCTCAAATATTTTAAATTTTCGACAGAATTAAAAGTTGCTTATGGACTGCGTGATGTCCTGGTTCATGATCCTGCCCAGGGAAATCCCCATTATGTGGAAGCAATAGACAGGCTGAATTCGTCCATGATCATT
This DNA window, taken from Bacteroidota bacterium, encodes the following:
- a CDS encoding porin family protein; the encoded protein is MVIFITPGGFAQKTRPQNDPGYDFKPLHFGFTIGINTMDFIVKNSGQPVDASGKILYADVSDLQPGFQVGIVSDLRLGEYFNLRFLPGISFGQRNFKFYYYDSNAQNTKTEYEPSTPQVVESSYIELPLLVKYKAKRLNNYRPYLIAGPDCRIDMSSRRGYDDEKHIYMRLKRWDLYGETGFGIDYYLKYFKFSTELKVAYGLRDVLVHDPAQGNPHYVEAIDRLNSSMIILSFHFE